From the genome of Coleofasciculaceae cyanobacterium:
GCAGCAAATAGCAGATAAGCTGAATATTGATTTAAAAGTCACTAACTTAATTCCAGGAAACATATTTGCCATATCAAAAGAAGATGGAAAAGAAATTGAGTTTTTTAAAACTTGGGATAAAATTGGCAGATATTTTGAATTAAAAAATCTTCATTATGCTGAAGAAAATTCAATGGGATTGGCTGCTACTAAGGCTGGATTAACGGTTAGAAGTGGCAAAAACTTAGAAGAATTAAAAAAAATTCGTCAGCATCTACATATCACAAGCCATAGCATGGAGTCTAAAACTATCTTGGAGCGTCTGAAGCGATGGAGAAATATTCCTTATCGTCTGAGCCTGGCGCTAATAATTGCTTTAAAAGACTTTAAATTTTACTTTAATAGCTAACAAGTAAAATATAAATATTTAACAAATTAACAATATTAGTAAAGTCGATCAAGTAATAATTATGAGTTCAAGAAAACCAATACTTGTGACAGGTTCACATCGTTCTGGTTCAACCTGGGTGGGTAAGATGATTGGTCTATCTCCTATGGTAGGTTATATTAAAGAACCATTCAATTTAGAGCATCGTCCTGGTATCTGTAGTGCTAAATTTGAGCATTGGTTTACATATATTTCACAGGAAAATGAGTCTTATTTTATCGATGATATCGACAAAACAATTCACTTTTTGTATAATTTTCAAGAAGAAATTAAAGCAATAAAATCTTTAAAAGATACATTACGACTTTTAAGAGACTATAGCAATTTTTATCAATATCGTATCTCAAATGCTCGACCTCTTTTTAAAGATCCAATAGCAGTATTTTCGACAGAATGGTTGGCAGAAAAATTTGAAATGGACGTGGTGGTATTAATTAGACATCCTGCTGCTTTCGTTAGTAGTTATATAAAGAAAAATTGGTACTTTGATTTTGAGCATCTTTTAAAGCAGCCTTTACTAATGGAGAAACACCTATATCTTTTTGAAAAAGAAATAAGAGAATCTACTATAAAAGAATATGATCCTGTGGATCGAGCATCATTATTGTGGAAGCTAATTTATCATGTCGTCGCCAAGTATCGCGATCATCATAAAAATTGGATGTTTATCAAGCATGAGGATATTTCCTTAAATCCTCTAGCTGGTTTTCAAGCAATTTTTAATCATCTAAACTTAAATTTTTCAGCCGAAATTAAGCAAACAATTGAAGAATATAGTAATCCTCAAAATCCTAGCGAAACATTTAAAAATGAAAATGCCTTTTTGTGGCTTACTAATGGTAATTTAAAACGAGATAGTAAAGCAAATATTTTCAATTGGCAACATAGACTTAGCGAAGAAGAAATATATAGAATTAGAGCAAAAACAGAAGAAGTCGCTAACAGATTTTATTTAGATCGAGATTGGAATATGTAGTAGTTACACTTTTGATTGATTTAAGTAAAAAAAGAATGTATTTAGCGATCGCGAAAAAAATGGCGCTCGTTGTTTTCTTCGATTTTTTATTAGATTTATGAAGCACTCTTGGAGTAAAATAGCCAAAATTCCCCTGACTTCTGATGTTATCCCCTTGTGGCTTGTCCTCGAATGAGGGGACTTGTGACTTACTTCTTATATGCAATTACGATAAACCACTCCATCATGAGAATAAAAATCAGTCGCTCGCAAAAACAATTAAAAAAAATCATTTTGTAGTCACTTTTGAGGTTTAGTCTGTAGAATTAAATCTTTGCTTTTTAAAATAGATGTTTGGTCAGCGATCGACTAAACAAATTTTAGAAATCTTATTTTTTCTACTAAGGTAAACCAATGGAATCAATACTAGATCAAGCTTTTAGCTCATTTAATAAATATAGCGGTTGGATCGTCTGGAATTTATTCTTGGCTTTTATTCCTCTAGTTCTCAGCTTTTGGTTATTTACCAGACGTACTAAAAAGCGACGTCGCCCAATGGCTGAGTCCGAAAGACTTGCGCAACGGCGATCGCTACTTTGGTGGATAGGTTGGCTCGTTTTTATTGCCTTTTTACCCAATGCCCCTTATTTGTTAACCGACATAATACATTTAATTGAGGCAATTCGTGCGGGTTATTCAATTTGGATTACTACGTTAATCTTTATTCCTCTACACCTATTTGCGATTTTGATGGGTTGGGAGGCTTATGTAATTTCTTTGATCAATCAAAGTCGTTATCTTAAGCAACAAGGAGCTAAAAAATTTATTCTAGCTAGCGAACTGATAACTCATGCTTTATCGGCGATCGGTATTTATTTGGGCAGGTTTCGTCGCTTTAATAGTTGGGATTTAGTTACTCAACCTAATATTGTATTTACTTCAACCATAAATGATTTAACTACTCAAAAACCTTTATTAGTAATAGTCATTACTTTTATTATTTTAACAATATTTTATTGGGTGATGAAACAAATTACTTTAGGCATTTTACTCCGAATACGTTATTTTATTGCCAATTCAGATAATTAGACTTCAAAATTATTAATTAGCTTATTTGCCAATAAAATTTTTGGTCGAACTCACGTTAAATGAAGATTTAAATACGAAAAACATCAACAAATATTTGCTTATCTCCTTTAAGTCGCAGCTGATTGGGAGAATCATAAAACATCATCAATCCATCTTCTGCTTCCCAACAAGAATACAAAGCTAAACCTTCGGCGTGATCTGAACCGATAGTAAAGGGTAAATCAAATAAAGGGAATAGTTCAGACTCATCTTGTTCTTGAATCATATCCCCTTCGCTTTGCGCTGCCTTACGCCACCGAAAAACCTGCATTTCTCCTTCAAGAGCCATTGTTGGACCAGCTAGAATCAGCAAATCGTCACCTTGCCAACATAGCTCACGCACCCCCAAACCGTTTAAATTTAAAAAATATTTCTTATATTTTGCTCCATCATCACCAATCTGTTTAAGTTCTAATATTCCCGCTTCCTTCTCTATTGGTTCAATTTCTAAAACAATTGCCCAACCGCGTAATACAGGACCTCTTAAACCGAGTAATAAACGTCCATCTTTAACCGCCAATCCTTCAATGTCTAAACCATTATCTTTAGAAGGAATGCCCATTTCAAGAAATGGTTTGAGATGTGGATCTTCAGTTAGAGCCTCAAATAAAATATTTCGTTCGGCTGTAGTTTGCAAACAGGCTGCACTCAAGCTGTTACCCTCTTGAGGAACAAAAGACTTAATTAACTTACCGTTAATCACTGGAATTCTCGCTAAAATAAAGCGATTGAGATCCGTTGTAATAGTTGCCATCCGTTCTAGGTTCGTTGCCAAATCATCTTTTTTTGGTTTTTTACGTTTAGTACTGTGTGAACCCGTAAGCCAGAGATAGCCATCAGAAAAATCCATTCCCTCGATGTCCATTTCATCATCAGTATTAAACAAATCAATGTAATCTTGCAGTAAAAAACTCTGATGTTCGCCGTAGTGATGACAGCCAAGAGGGGAAAGCCTTTCAATCCCAATCATTTCGTCTGAACCAACCCACAAACTACCATCAGGACTAAAAGCCGCGGCGGAAATGTCGCTGATGATTTTTTCTCTTTCAGCTTCAAAATCGAGCAAGACGCGAGTAAGAAAAAAGTATGAGGGGTGAGACTG
Proteins encoded in this window:
- a CDS encoding sulfotransferase: MSSRKPILVTGSHRSGSTWVGKMIGLSPMVGYIKEPFNLEHRPGICSAKFEHWFTYISQENESYFIDDIDKTIHFLYNFQEEIKAIKSLKDTLRLLRDYSNFYQYRISNARPLFKDPIAVFSTEWLAEKFEMDVVVLIRHPAAFVSSYIKKNWYFDFEHLLKQPLLMEKHLYLFEKEIRESTIKEYDPVDRASLLWKLIYHVVAKYRDHHKNWMFIKHEDISLNPLAGFQAIFNHLNLNFSAEIKQTIEEYSNPQNPSETFKNENAFLWLTNGNLKRDSKANIFNWQHRLSEEEIYRIRAKTEEVANRFYLDRDWNM
- a CDS encoding DUF3616 domain-containing protein, producing MSQSHPSYFFLTRVLLDFEAEREKIISDISAAAFSPDGSLWVGSDEMIGIERLSPLGCHHYGEHQSFLLQDYIDLFNTDDEMDIEGMDFSDGYLWLTGSHSTKRKKPKKDDLATNLERMATITTDLNRFILARIPVINGKLIKSFVPQEGNSLSAACLQTTAERNILFEALTEDPHLKPFLEMGIPSKDNGLDIEGLAVKDGRLLLGLRGPVLRGWAIVLEIEPIEKEAGILELKQIGDDGAKYKKYFLNLNGLGVRELCWQGDDLLILAGPTMALEGEMQVFRWRKAAQSEGDMIQEQDESELFPLFDLPFTIGSDHAEGLALYSCWEAEDGLMMFYDSPNQLRLKGDKQIFVDVFRI
- a CDS encoding DUF1361 domain-containing protein; this encodes MESILDQAFSSFNKYSGWIVWNLFLAFIPLVLSFWLFTRRTKKRRRPMAESERLAQRRSLLWWIGWLVFIAFLPNAPYLLTDIIHLIEAIRAGYSIWITTLIFIPLHLFAILMGWEAYVISLINQSRYLKQQGAKKFILASELITHALSAIGIYLGRFRRFNSWDLVTQPNIVFTSTINDLTTQKPLLVIVITFIILTIFYWVMKQITLGILLRIRYFIANSDN